In the Rhinoderma darwinii isolate aRhiDar2 chromosome 13, aRhiDar2.hap1, whole genome shotgun sequence genome, one interval contains:
- the LOC142666229 gene encoding uncharacterized protein LOC142666229 codes for MSGDSPGRGLSPRKAQASRPLLGENSQALSNVDTSPKVNVENCNPQDGSTRKEDEECKVSKANVAAVRSTCESEALVRQSTLQAPGVQLTPPASRQRRTSLERLTLQQSEWVTSVACSGRTRSSSSKNIEKSVEAKPARNTQGVSTTVTSLGECDPAGGETSGAGTVNLEGSAAFRQPEILHQQSPQSKETERAPELQLAEEIPALVRRMGELQSQKQMLQIQIDCVYKLKNANPKNEAVYAAQLYSLGMQLAQVVGEMDGVLERMGPLAESYKNKERFSTMTDRQNFDPEFRFSEADSGSDIFPDDPRPETRLVLQPARFSFLEADAQKEEKEKRQKSAAVSEQGHGSRILAQAPQVPGCSAQQDSGRSSMGQDDALTQQSCTAGAQTGGSGNVPEGLVVGGNARLVYDVGLSDDDIEVDGSEDVQNNVLDFPPLIVSTQGVTDPSRADTRPISQDSETRQPPPRNAWSRGAPSFTSGASYTGQAFKRRNVVRFKHKGAKEDLPDRRFVVRELLCHQMGFVPANILAVINLPDRQGYDVSFKLTPDLDRFWAHFSKFRDKTGWDKFSFIPVSKPDTVGVNIIFWNEAVPPQDIVVWLRRHCDLVSDLTKNRDADGIWTGGWRVLVKLRQHNNVTLHLPNSFFIGREKGVCFYPGQPRKCFKCGKTGHLANICTVVKCNLCGEVGHLSSNCQNVRCNLCGRVGHPHRDCPDAWHNICKQIPVEEFMTETDAVEEEALMSGSIMTRQEVQQESGHPGPEHQQSDSTQETMEVVPRDQPPAASSSALPSEERRGMQNKRKKKDTSSRKPEGEEVRGRKKGTRPEVMVVSNRFSVLSESDGDFEGELLKIDGEYEEDTRDHPLIKKKPCTVETPGPLDMETGGRQSDPNS; via the coding sequence ATGTCTGGAGATAGCCCCGGGCGGGGACTCTCCCCACGCAAGGCCCAGGCTTCCAGGCCTCTACTGGGAGAAAACTCCCAGGCTCTTTCTAATGTGGATACAAGTCCCAAAGTGAATGTTGAGAATTGTAACCCTCAGGATGGAAGCACAAGGAAGGAAGATGAAGAATGTAAAGTGAGTAAAGCTAATGTTGCAGCAGTAAGAAGTACTTGTGAGAGTGAAGCACTGGTGCGGCAGAGCACATTACAGGCACCTGGGGTGCAGCTCACCCCTCCAGCATCCAGACAGCGGAGAACATCCCTGGAGAGACTGACATTGCAGCAGAGTGAATGGGTGACCAGCGTGGCGTGCTCAGGCCGCACAAGGTCTAGCAGCAGTAAAAACATTGAAAAGTCTGTGGAGGCAAAACCTGCAAGGAATACTCAAGGTGTTTCTACAACTGTAACAAGCCTTGGAGAGTGTGATCCAGCAGGGGGTGAGACCAGTGGAGCTGGGACGGTTAATCTGGAGGGGTCAGCGGCATTCAGACAGCCTGAGATCCTGCACCAGCAGAGCCCACAGTCTAAAGAGACAGAGCGTGCGCCTGAGCTGCAACTGGCGGAGGAAATCCCTGCTCTGGTGAGGAGGATGGGAGAGTTACAGAGCCAAAAACAAATGCTGCAAATACAAATTGACTGTGTATATAAACTGAAGAACGCCAATCCTAAGAATGAAGCCGTATATGCTGCTCAGCTTTACTCACTCGGGATGCAACTCGCACAAGTGGTGGGGGAGATGGACGGTGTCCTGGAGAGGATGGGGCCACTCGCAGAATCCTATAAAAACAAGGAACGGTTTTCTACTATGACCGACAGACAGAACTTTGATCCAGAGTTCAGATTCTCTGAGGCGGACTCGGGGTCAGATATTTTCCCAGATGATCCCCGGCCAGAGACCAGACTAGTGCTGCAACCTGCAAGGTTCTCATTTCTAGAAGCGGACGcacagaaagaggagaaagaaaaaCGGCAAAAATCTGCAGCTGTGTCTGAACAGGGGCATGGAAGTCGGATACTAGCACAGGCACCACAAGTCCCAGGATGCTCAGCACAACAGGACAGTGGACGTTCATCcatgggtcaggatgatgcgctgACACAGCAGAGCTGTACTGCTGGGGCACAGACTGGGGGGAGTGGGAATGTACCTGAAGGGTTGGTGGTTGGAGGGAACGCACGGCTTGTGTATGATGTAGGTTTATCTGATGATGACATAGAGGTTGATGGGTCAGAAGATGTTCAGAATAATGTGCTTGATTTCCCCCCTCTAATTGTAAGTACACAAGGTGTGACAGACCCCTCTAGAGCAGACACTCGCCCTATAAGTCAGGACAGTGAGACCCGCCAGCCTCCTCCCAGAAATGCCTGGAGCCGCGGTGCTCCATCTTTTACCTCTGGCGCTAGCTATACAGGCCAGGCCTTTAAAAGGAGGAATGTGGTGAGGTTCAAGCACAAGGGCGCCAAGGAGGACCTTCCAGATAGGAGGTTTGTGGTCCGAGAACTTCTGTGTCACCAGATGGGTTTTGTGCCAGCAAATATCTTGGCAGTAATAAATCTACCAGACAGACAGGGCTACGATGTCAGCTTTAAGCTTACGCCTGACTTGGATAGATTCTGGGCACATTTTTCCAAGTTCAGGGACAAAACCGGTTGGGACAAATTTAGCTTTATTCCAGTGTCCAAGCCAGATACCGTTGGTGTCAACATCATTTTTTGGAATGAAGCTGTTCCTCCCCAGGATATTGTGGTCTGGCTCAGGCGACACTGTGACCTGGTGTCTGACCTGACCAAGAACAGAGACGCTGATGGTATCTGGACTGGAGGGTGGAGGGTTCTGGTAAAACTGCGCCAGCATAACAATGTGACTTTACATTTACCCAATTCCTTCTTCATTGGGAGAGAAAAGGGTGTTTGCTTTTATCCTGGTCAACCCAGAAAGTGCTTCAAGTGTGGTAAGACCGGTCACCTGGCAAACATCTGCACCGTGGTAAAgtgtaacctgtgcggtgaaGTTGGCCATCTAAGTTCCAACTGTCAGAATGTCcgatgtaatctgtgtgggaggGTGGGTCACCCGCACAGGGACTGTCCTGACGCGTGGCACAATATCTGTAAACAGATTCCGGTTGAGGAGTTTATGACTGAGACGGACGCTGTAGAGGAGGAGGCTCTAATGTCAGGGTCAATAATGACCAGACAGGAGGTCCAGCAGGAGTCAGGTCATCCAGGTCCAGAACACCAGCAGTCGGACAGTACACAGGAGACCATGGAAGTTGTCCCTCGTGACCAGCCACCGGCAGCCTCTTCTTCTGCATTACCATCTGAGGAAAGGAGGGGTATGCAgaataagaggaaaaaaaaagacacgtcctCTCGTAAGCCTGAGGGAGAGGAGGTAAGAGGCAGGAAGAAAGGGACCAGACCAGAAGTAATGGTCGTATCTAATAGATTCAGTGTCCTGTCAGAGTCAGATGGGGATTTTGAAGGAGAGTTATTAAAAATAGATGGTGAATACGAAGAAGACACAAGGGACCATCCcttaataaaaaagaaaccttgCACTGTAGAAACCCCAGGACCGTTGGATATGGAAACAGGTGGTCGGCAGAGTGACCCCAATTCTTAG